GGCTCCGCCTGTCGAGTAGCAACCCGCGAGCGTGACAGCAGGAAGGGCGCTCTCCGCCAAGGAGAGCGCCCTTTCTTTTTGCGGCCGGTGGAGTGTTGCCTGAGGAGCCGACGGACGACGATGGCGGCCCTGCTGCGTTGTCGGCGAGGTCGCGTGGTCAGCGGGCCCTCGAGCCCGCCTCCGCGCGCTCCTCTCGCGTCCGCCTCGCATCTGGGCCACCATCGCCGCCCGCGCTCGTTCGAACAAGAAGAAGAGCGCGAGCTTCGCCGCGCGAAAGATTCTGGGAGGTCGTCAATGGATCTGGGACTGGTGGGCAAGGTTGCGTTCATCACTGGTGGGGCGTCGGGGCTCGGCAAGTGCACGGCGGAGATGATGGCGGCGGAGGGCGTCTCCGTGATGTTGGCGGACGTCAATGAGGGGATGCTCGAGAGTACGCGCGCAGCGCTTGCTGGCACGGGCGCGCAGGTCGAGGCGGTGCGGCTGGATGTTCGAGATCTCGGTGCGTGCCGCAAGGCGATCGACGGAACCATCGCGCGCTTCGGCAAGCTCGACATCCTGGTCAATTCGGCGGGCATCGGTGGGTCGGCTTCCTTCTTCGTCCAGACCGATCCGGAGGAGTGGCAGGATCTGATCGGGATCAACCTGCTCGGCGTGATGAACTGCTGCCGGGCGGCCTCCGACCACATGATCGAGCGGCGGTATGGCAAGATCGTATCGATCGCTTCGGAGGCCGGACGCGCCAACGAGAAGCGAATGGTGGTGTACGGCGCGACCAAGGGCGGCGTGATCTCGCTGACGCGCGGGCTGGCGCTCGAGCTGGGCCGCTACTCGATCAACGTCAATGCCGTCTGTCCGGGCGTGACCAAGACGCCGATGACCGCCTACATCGACGAGGAAATGGAGAAGCAGGCCTCCAGATTCTATCCGCTCGGCCGTCTCGGCGTGCCCGAGGACATCGCGCCGATGATCACGTTTCTCGCCTCCGACCGTGCCTCCTGGATCACCGGTCAGGCCATCAGCGTCAGCGGCGGCTTCGGCCGCGCGTGATGGAAGCCGCGCCGCACCGTCGGCGGCGCGCTCAGCCTACCGTCGGCGGCCGCTTTGCCGGCCGCGCCTTGCGGCCGCGCGTGCGCGGAGAGCTGCCGAGGATCTGATTGACGAACGCGCGAGCGGCCCGCATGTAGCGCTCGCGCTCGCTCTCGGAAAGGCCGGGGTTCTCGCTGGCGAGATTTCGCTCGAACTTGTCGAGCTGCTGCTCGAGCAGCACGCGCAACAGGGTCTGGTCCAGGTCCGAGGCCGGCATGGCGGTCCTTATAGCGGGAGCGCTCCCTGCGACGGAAACGCCGCTTGCAGAGCGCACACCAGCGAGCCGCGCAGGCGGCGCGGCGGCGTTGCTCCCGTACGCATTCGCACGCCGCGTCACCTTGAAGCGCGCCTCACCTTTCGCGTAGCCGCGGCGGTGAGGCGACCGGCTTCTTCAGGCGGCGCGCCGAACGAACAGCGACAAGAAGAAGCACGACACCGCCACCAGCACGATGGCGCCGCCGGCAGCCACATCGAGCTGGTAGGACAGAACCAGCCCGGCAATGCCGCTGAGCGCGCCCAGCGCCATCGACATCGCGATCTGACGGCGGAAGTCCAGTGTCCAAAGCGCAGCCGTGGCGGCCGGCACGACCAGAAGCGCTTCGATCAGCAGCACGCCCACCACGCGAACGCCGGCGACGATCGTCACCGCCAGAACGACCAGCAGCAGCGCGTCGAGAAGGTCGACGGGCCGGCCGTAGACGCGCGCCACTTCCTCGTCGAAGGCGATGAACAGCAGCTCACGAAACGCGGCGAAGACGATGAGCGCGACCACGCCCGCCAGCACGGCGATCCCCGCCAGCTCGCCGGGAGAGATCGCCAGCACGCTGCCGAACAGGTAGCCGAACAGATCTTGCTGGAATCCGTGACGCAGGCTCAGCAACACCAGCCCGAGCGCCATCGATGCCGAAAGAAACACGCCGATGATGGCATCCTCGGACACGCGCCGGCTGCGGCCGATCCAGAACATTCCGAGCGCCACCGCCACAGCGAACAGCGCGGCCGACAGGCGCGGGTCGATGCCCAGCAGCAGCCCCACGGCCACGCCGCCTACCGCCGAGTGCGAGATGCCCACGCCGATGAACGCGAGGCGGCGCAGGACAACGAAGAAGCCCAGCAGGCCGCACAGCAACCCCACGATCACGACCGCCGCCAGCGCCCGCTGCGCGAACGCGAACTCCAGCATCAGCTTCCGCTCCGCCTCTGCCCATGCTGCGCGCCATCGTCGTCGACACCGGCGCCGACGTGATGGCCGCCGTGGTGGGCGATCTCGCCGCGCAGGAAGTCGAACTCGCACGAATACGCCTCGCGCAGCGCGTGGCTGTGCACCACGTCCTCGGGATTGCCGTGCACGTGCATGACGCGGTTGATGCAGATGAGCTCGCTTGCCTGCCCGGCCAGGGCCAGCAGATCGTGCGAGACGCACACGACCGTCAGTCCCAGGTCGCGCTGAAGGCGCAGGAGCAGCCCGTAGAATTCGAGCTCGGATGGCAGATCCAGGCCGACGGTGGGCTCGTCGAGAACGAGCAGCCGCGTCCCTGCGCACAACGCCTGGGCCAGCAGGGCGCGCCGCATCTCGCCGCCCGAAAGGCGTCCGATGGAGCGGTCGGCAAGATGGTCGATGCCGACGTGAATCAGGCTTTCCCGCACTTCCTGCCAGTCCGCCCGCGCCGGAAGCCGCAGGCGCCCGATACAGCAGAGCCGCCCCATCATGACGATGTCGGCGACGGTGGCCGGGAAGTTGCGCGGCACCGCCGCGCGCTGCGGCACATAGCCGATGGAATGCGCGTCCTCGCCGAGCCGCGCGGGCGTGTGTCCGAGCACCTGGATCGATCCGGATCGGACGGGCACCAGCCCGAGCAGCGCCCGCAACAGCGTGGTCTTGCCGGCACCGTTGGGCCCGATGACTCCGAGAAACGCGCCTTCGCGAACGCGAAAGGAAATGTCCTCGAGCACGACGCGCCCGTCCAGTTCGACGTTCACGTGATCGAATGCCACTGCGTCCATGGGGAGCGCGCGACTATGGGGGCAACCTCATCGCCAGGCAACCGGTCACGCGCTGCGCGTCACGGCTTCTCGCACTGGCCCGCCCGCTCCCGCTCGGCTAGAAGAATCGGATGGGCCGCAAAGCGAGAGACAAGAAGGACAGAGCCAGGCCGCTGCCGGCGGCATCGACGGCGATGCCGGCGACGACAACCGCCGCAGGCGACACCATCCCGGCGGCCGGTGCAGCGACTCCCGCCGCGCCCGCCGCAACGGCTGCACCCGCCGCACGAGCGGTTGCCGCTTCTGCACGACGCGCGCGAGCGACCCGGCTGGTGACGATGCCGCCACGCGCGGCTCTCTGGGCAGGCATTCTGGCGCTGATCGTCGCCGTCTCGTACGCGAACTCGCTGGAGACGCCGTTCGTTCTGGATGACCCTCTGCACATCACCAAGAACCCGCGCATCCAGCGCCCGCTCGACATCGGCAGCCTGTTTCGCGACACGCGCGCCACCGTCACCGCGTCACTGCGGTTCAATTATTCTTCCAGCGGCCTCGACGTCACCTCCTACCATCTGCTGAACGTGGTCGCGCACCTCTTCACGGGCTACCTGGTCTTCCTGTTCTCGTACGTCACGCTGCGGCTTCCATCGATGGGCGGGCGCTTCGAACGCAGCGCCGACGGCATCGCCGCCGCCGTTGCCGCGATCTTCCTGCTGCATCCGATCCAGACCGAAAGCGTCACCTACGTGATCCAGCGCTCCGAGATCTTCGCCTCCGGCGCGTTGGTGGCGGCGCTGCTGGCCTTCATCGATGCGACCGACCTGCGCCGTCGCGGCGCCCTGGCTGGCCTGGCCGCGGCGTGCCTGTTCGGCGCCTACAGCAAGCCGATGTTCGTGGTGGTGCCGGCGGTGCTGGCCGCCTACGATTTCTGTTTCCTGTCCCGCAACATTCGCGGGATGGCCGAGCGCGGGATCGGTTACGCGATCGCCATCGTCAGCTCCATCCTGGTGCTGGTGCTGTCGACGCGGTCGGGCAGCTTCTCCGGAACGACGGCCGGCTTCGACGTCGAGGGCATCACGCCGATGCAGTACCTGGCCACACAGTTCGGCGTGGTCGTCTACTACCTGCGAGTCGCGTTGTGGCCGGACCGGCTCTGCTTCGACTGCGGCTATCAGGGGCCATGGCCGGTGCTGGCCTCTCCGCTGGGCGACAGCGTCATCCTTCCGCTGGCGATCCTGCTCGGCCTGCTCGTGCTCGGCGCGGCGTTGTGGCGCAGCTACCCGCCCGTGCTGTTCGCCGTGCTCGGCAGCGCGTTCGTCCTGGCACCGAGCTCGAGCATCGTTCCGCTTGCGGACTTCTACGTCGAGCATCGGATGTATCTTGCGATCGGTCTGATGGCGCTGGCCCTGGTTCCCCTCGCCCATCAGGCCACGGCAACTCTCGGCCAGCGCCTGGGTCTGCAGGCCGAATCGATGAAGAAGGGCCGACTTGCCCTTGCCGGCGCCGTCTGCGTGGTGCTCGGACTGCTGACCCTGCAGCGCAACACCGTCTATGCCGACAAGCTCGTGCTCATGCAGGACACGCTCGCCAAGGCGCCCAACAGCGAACGCGTGCAGTACAACATCGCCAACGAGTACGGCCGGCGCGGGCAGCGCGAAAAAGCGATCGAGCATTACAAGGAAGCGATCCGCATCGCCCCGGGAATCGTTCGCAGCTACATGAACCTCGGCTCGCTCTACCTCAAGAACAATCAGGTCGAGGAGGCGCTGCAGACCTTCCTCGGCGGCGTGAAGGCAAAGCCCCACAACGCCATGGCGCATCGCAATGCGGGCTCGGCCTATCTTCGACTGGGCAAGCTGCAGGAGGGCCTGGCATCGATCGAGCGTGCGATCGCGCTCGATCCCGGCAACGCCAACGGCCATAAGCTGCGCGGGCAGGCGCTGCAGGCGCTCAGGCGGACCGACGAAGCTCGCGAGGCCTTTCGCCGGGCCAGCGAGCTGAACCCGGGCGACGCCGACCTCAAGGCCAGGCTCGAGCAGCTCGGCGGCTGAGCCGCGCCGGCCGCCGCGACCGCAGGCCGGCGAAATCACGCGCCATCGTTCGCCCACCGTCTTGCTCACGGGACCGCCAGCGGAATACGATCGGATGCACCGATACAGGAGGCGCCGATGAGCTCTCGCGTGTGTGCCCGTCCGATGTTCCGCGCCGTCTGCGCGTTCTGGCTCGTCACGATGCCGGTCGCGGCCCTGGGCGAAAGCGTCGTCCTCTACTCGAACGACTTCGAGACCCCCAACGTTCCGCTCGTCGTCAACTGCGGCAACTCACTCGACGCGCGCGGCGTCAACTTCCTCTACGGCAACGAGGAGTTCGTCTACAACCAGGTCCATTCGGTCGAGGCGGTGCTGATCGACGATCTCTCGGACCTCTACACCGATCCCGAAGGCATAGCCGGCGATGTCGCCCTCGGAATGCTGTCGTCGGCACAGAACGACCTTCTGGCGCTGACGTTCGACCGGCAGGGCTTTCGCTATTTGAACGTCGGCTTTCACCTCTCCTCCATCGACGTCAGTGGGTGCGGCGGCCCCTTCGGCGTGGCGGTCCCGGTCATGGCGGTGAGCCTGCTGGACAGCCCGGGAGGCACGTTCAACTTTTCGCAGACGGCGCTCGATACGGGATTGGCGACGGGCGAGGCTGCACCAGACCAATGGACGTTCCACTGGACGTTCCAGATCGTCACGCTCGATGCCGATGGCGCCACCGATGATTTCGTCTCGGTGCTGTTCGACCTTGCCCAGAGCGGCTATGCAGCGTTCGACAACCTCTCGATCGTCGCCTCCGATACGATCGGCATCGTCGACAGCGACGTCGATGGTGTTGCCGACGACGTCGACAACTGCCCGACCATTCCCAATCCGGACCAGGCGGACGAGGACGACAACGACATCGGAGACGTCTGCGACTGCCCGCACGACTGCGCCGATCCTGCCGAGGCATTCGGAAAGGTGACGGCCACCGATGCGCTGCACGTGCTGCGCGCAGCCGTCGGCACGGCCATGTGCCACGTGTGCGTCTGCGACGTCGATGACTCGGGTGCCATCGTGGCGTCGGACTCGCTGCGAACGCTTCAGTTCGCCGTCAACCTGCCGGTCGACCTGAACTGCCCCGAGTTCGGCGGCTTCTGACGTCGAATCCGCTGATGCGATGGGCACGTGTCGCTGGCGACGTCTGCCGAGCTGCGCCGAGTCTCACCCTTCGCGTGTCGGCGGCTTGTGACACGGCATCCGCTGATGCCGCGGCCGTACGGGCTGACTGCGCCTACGTCGTTCCGCCACCGCAATCGGCGAGCACCTGTGCCGCGTGCGTGCCCGGCTCCACATCCGCATATGCCTTGAGGATCTTGCCGTCGGAGCCGACCAGGTAGGAGATTCGCCGCGCCGTCCGCGCATCGGCGGCATCGGCCGCGCCGACAGCCACCGCCAGCTTGCGGTCGGTGTCGGAGAGCAGGCGGAACGGCAGCGACTCCGCCTCGGCGAAGCGCTTGTTCTCCGCCGGATCGTCGAAGGAGACGCCGAGAATGACCACCCCAGCCTTCTCGAGCTCCGCATAGTTGTCGCGCAGGCCCTGGGCCTCGATGGTGCAGCCCGGCGTCATGGCCTTGGGGTAGAACCACAGAAGGTACCGCTTGCCGGCAAGGTCGGCCGAGCGGACGGTCTTGCCTTCATGGTCGACCAGCTCGAACGCCGGCATCGTCTGCCCCTGCTCGAGCATCGGTGATGCGTGGACGGCGCCGGCCATGATCAATGCTGGAACGATGGACGCTAGGAAGGTGGGGTAACGCATGTGGCCTCCGTGGGGTCCGCATCGGCGGGCGGTTCCAAGGAGGGTCTCACTGCGTCGGTCGAGAGCAAACGTGCGGGTCGAGAAGTAGGCAGCGGGTGGGCGGGCGACCGGATGCAGCAGGCGGGCGCGAGGCCCACCTGCTGCATCCCGCTGCGTCCGCGGCTAAAAAAGCGTGCCGCCGTCGGGAAGCGTGGTGGTCGTCGTTGGCGGTACGGTCGTCGTGGTCGGCGGTACCGTCGTCGTCGTCACCACCGGCAACGTCGTGGTGGTTGCCGGCAATGTCGTGGTGGTCGCCGGCAACGTCGTCGTCGGCGGCGGCACGGTTGTCGTGGTGACCTCCGGCAGCGTGGTCGTCGGTGTCGGCACGGTGGTGGTCGGCGCCGGCAGCGTCGTCGTCGTCGGGCCTGGCTGCGTCGTCGTGGTCGTGGTCGGCACGGCGCCTTCGACCGCCGGCGTGCAGAGCCGCTTCGCCTTGAAGAACTTCTTGATCGAACGGCTTCCGAACTGGTCGGTCACCACCGTCGGCTCGATGTCCTGGGCCGGGCACTTGATCTTGTAGCAGACGCGTCCGCCGCTCAGATCCGGACCGTTCAGCTCGACGGGCGATCCGCCGTCGAGCTCGGTGACCGTCTTTTGAACCGGAACGCACCACTCGCGCGCCTTCGGCTTGATCTCGCATCGCTGCAGGCCGTACTTGTCGACCTGAGCCTGCAGATCGGCCTCGGCGCTCTTGAACATCTTCGTGTCCAGGATCCTGTAGCACTTGAGGTGGTCGAACGTGTCCTGCGCGGCGGCGTCGCCGGCCGCGGCCACGATCACGAACGCCGCAAGCGCGGCGCATGCCCGGCAGGTGATTGGCAGCTTCCTCGGTTTCATCGCGTGCACTCCTTCTCTCATGGGACCGTAGTCGTCGTGGCCGGTTGCTGCGTCGTCGTCGGAGCCGGCACGGTGGTGGTCGTGTCCGGCAGCGTCGTCGTCGTATCGGGCAAGGTCGTCGTCGTCGGTGCCGTCGTCGTCGTCGGCGATGGCTGTGTGGTGGTGGTGGTGGTCGGCAGGCCCTCGATGGCAGGCGTGCACAACCGCGTCGGCTTCTCGCTCAGCACGCGGACCGAGCGGGTTCCGAACTGATCGGTCACGACCGTCGGCGCGATGTCTTCGTCGGGGCAGAAGACGCGGTAGCAGAGCCGCCCCATCGTCTGATCCTCGCCGTCCAGCTCGATCGGCGTTCCGTCTTCGAGATCGGTCACCGTCTTGCGAACCGGGACGCACCAGCGACCGGCCTTGCGAGCGATCCTGCAGTTGTGCAGGCCGTACTTCTCCGATTGCGCCTGCAGGTCCGCATGCGCCTTCTTGAACATGTTGGTGTCATTGATCCGATAACACTTCAGGTGATCGGACGGAGCGTCCTGCGCCGGCGCCTGGCCGGGTGATATGGCCATTGCGGCGCTCAGCATCGCGGCGCAGCAGGGCGTAACGATTGTCGACATCAGCTTCATTGGGTTCTCCTCGTGGCGGTGCATTGCCGCTGCTTGCTGAGTCGTGAGTCTGAAACGTCGAGCCCTGCTGTCCAGGCGGTTGCCCGGATTCTCTCGAAGGAATTGCCACAAAGCCGCGGCATGGTGGGGGCCGCGGCCCCCAATCATGCGGTCGCGCCGGCTCTGCCGCGTGCCTGCCGCGCTCGTCACGCGATGGCCGCCGCTGCGTGGGGACGTACTACGGACGCACCTGAGACGCCGTCGCTGGGGGAGCGTGGGATGGCGGCGTCGCGGGCGGCACCGCCTCACGGGTCTGAATGGAGACGTGAGTCAGGTCGAGCTCACACGCTATCGGCGCGCGGAGATCAATTCGATGATGTGCCCGTCGGGGTCCTTCGCCCACATCTGGCCACTCGTTTCGAAGTCCAGCACCTCGATGCCGTTGCGCTGCAACGTGGCAAGCATCGCCGCGTGATCGTCGATCGCGAACGCGGCATGACTGGCCAGCGGGTTCAGCTGCGGCGGCGCGGTTCCGGCGTCGAAGTCGGCGGGAACTTCGATCAGATGCACCTGCCCGTCGCCGACCTTGAGCCAGGCGCCCGGAAAGCCGAGATCCGGCCGCGCGGTCTGCTCGAGCCCCAGCACCTCGCAGTAGAAGTGAAGCGACCGCTGCAGATCGCGCACCGCGAAGGAAACGTGGTCGATGCTGCGAAGACTCATTGGCCGTCTCTATTCCCCGCTGCCGGCGGTCTCAACTGCCGCTGGACTTTCGGTGCACGATCCGCGTACATCGCCGGTCGTGAAAGATCGCTTCCTCGAGCAGACATGCGCGACGGCTGCACGTCGCGGCGGCCTCTGTCGAAGGCGGCGCCGAGTGGCGGCAGCCGGCAACGCATTGCGCGCCTGGCATGCCGCGATGATCTGCGCCTGCCTTTCGGCCGCACCTGCCCTCGCTGTGACCGAAAAGATCGACGTCGTTACCTCGATTCCACCCCTGGCGATGCTGGCCAGGGAGGTCGGCGGCGAGCACGTCGACATCACCGCGCTGCTCGGCGGCGCGAGCACGCCGCACAGCTACTCACCGCGTCCGTCCGATGCGGTCGCGGTGTCGCGCGCCGACCTGGTCGTGTTCGTCGGCGGCGGCCTCGACGACTGGACGCGCGACCTGCTCGATGCCTCCGGCAAGGCGCTGGTCGTGGAGCTGCTGCCGGCCAACGGCTCCGATCACGGGCACGACCACGCGCACGGTCACGCCGCCGACCCGCACGTCTGGCTGGATCCGGCCTGGACACGCGACGATCTCGTTCCCGCACTCGTACGGTCGCTGTCGCAGCTGAAGCCGCAGGCCGCAGCACGCTTCGAGGCACAGGGCCGCATCGTGCGCGAACGGCTGACGAATCTGGAGGAAGACATCCGCCAGATGTTCCAGAAGGCGACGATGCGCAAGTTCGTCGCGTTCCATCCGGCGTGGGGACGCTTCGCTGCGAGGTTCGACCTTCAGCCCATCGGTGCCATCGAGGAAAGCGGCGGTGAGGAGCCGACTCTGCGAAGCCTGGTTGCCACGATGCGTGCGGCGCGCTCCGCGGGCGTGCGCGCGATTCTGGTGGAGCCGCAAATGAATCCGCGAGTGGCCGTGACGTTGGCCGACGAGCTCGGCGCCGGCGTCGTCACCGTCGACCCGTACGGCGACCTCGACAGCTTCGACCGCGATACGTACCAGGATCTGATGATGCTCAACGCCGCGGCATTCGCACAGGCATTGGCGGTCAGCAGCGAATAGCTCCGCCGACACGGTACATTTCGACGGCACCGGCGCGCATGCGCGCGCTGCGGCCGGCATCGCTGGCTCTCCGGCTCAGATGCCGCCGCGAGTGCCTACCGTCGAACCACGGCCGCCGCGCACGCACACGAACGGACGCGAGGACGTCTTGGACGCGCTGTCGACGCCGAACACATTGAAACTCACCGTGACCGCCATGCTCGTGTCGAGCTCCTCCTCGTTCGCCGTCCAATAGTCGTTGCTGATGCTGACGCTCGCGAAGGGGTGCCCCGGCGGCAGGGCCGGTGCCGTCTGCGTCGGATCGACGAGGCTCGTGAGCTCCTCGACCGCGGGAAGGCGCCAGCCGGCTCGCCCGCCGACGGTGCTCAAAGCGCACTGTCGAAGCGCGGCGCGAAAGGTCGCCGAACCGTTCCAGGTCAGCTCCCAGACCAGGCCCGTCTCCCTGTCCACGACGGCCTCGCCTGCAAACGCCGGCAGCACCTTGAACCGAGCCTGCGGTGGCTTGACCGTGTCCCACGACGGCAGCTTGGCCAGCGCCACCGTCACCGAGCAGAGGAAAACCGCGATGAACAGCGAGGTCGTTTTCGCACGCGACATGGACGTTCCTCCTTCGATTGCTGCCGGGAACCGGCCCTGCACACACTGACACGCACCCTCTCGACCAGGTAGAGGGTCGCGGGCCAGACCGAGGATCAGAAGGCGAAGTCGGCGTCGGCCTGCAGCTGCTCGAGATCGAGGTACGTCTGCTGCTCCTGCGTCGGCTGTCCGGGCACGAGGGCGCGGATCGTATAGTCGCAACCCGGCAGCAGACGGGCGAACCGATAGCGGCCGTCACTGCGCGTGCGGCGCCGTCGCCAGTGCGTCTCGTCGTCGCAGCGAAGCCGGACCACCTGGCCGGGCAGCGGCTGCCCGTTCATGGTGACGACGCCGGCGATGCGGCCGAGCGGCACCGAATGAAGCGCGGCGGCGGCATCCAGATCGAAGCCGCCCTTGGTGCCGGGGAACGAGTGATTGCCGTAGTCGTCGACCTCATCGCCGGCGTCGGTCAGGCGGACGTAGCGAACCAGGTCGATGCCGAGCGCGCCGATGTCGAATCGATCGCCGCCGGCGGCCTGCGAAAGCGGATCGATGTTATTGCTCGAGGCGGCGAACACGGGCGCCTGTCCCGCCAGCCCCTGACCGCTTTGTGGGTCATGCGGAAACCGCAGCCAGTTGCGGCCGTCGCGGCTGACCTCGACGAACGCGTACTCCGTGAACAGCGGTCCCTCGCTGCTGCCGGCATGGAAAGCGTTCTCGAAGATCACGAGATCGTCGCCCGGCCCGTCCATCACCGCATTGTCGTCGAAGGAGACGACGATGCTGCCGCCCTTGCCGAGCGAGACCACGTCGAGCGATCCCTGATCGGCGCCCAGACCTTCGGGACGCCCGAGAACGATGTCCGGCAGCCGGTCGGCGCCGAAGCCGGCGGTAATGCCGGGGCTGAAGGCGCGCACGCGATCCAGCCACGCATCGCCGGCGCGCGGCTTGGTGAGGGCGGCCGCCGCACGCGCCGGCGACGGATGCTCGTCGCTGAGCCGCGCGAGGCACGGCGCCGCGCGCGCGCCTGCCCGCTGGCGACTTGCGCTCTGCGCAACGTCGGCCGCCGCACCCGCCGGCAGCAGGCCGGCGAGCGCGGCGGCGATCATCGCAGCGGTTGCGATCCGTCTCATGCGGCGGGCTGACAGATGAGCCGGACCAGATCGGTGTCCGTCCGAGCCGGCGTGCCACTGCTCGTCGCGCGGACCTTGACCAGGCCCTTGCCCGCGCGCGTCCCCGCGCTGCGCAGCTCGACGCGAACACCGTCGGTGAACACGCACGTCGGGTCCGAGTTCGGCAATTGGTTCTGCAAAGCGCTCGCACCGAGCCCGGCTGCCGAGCCGGCCGGAACCGACTTGATCAGCTCGAAATCGGAAATGCCGGGCGATTCGCAATCCTCGAAGCGCTCGTCCGGAACGTTGACGCAAAGGCCGACGGGGAAGGTGCAGCCGCCGTCGACGGCGCCGTCGGCATCGCAGGCATCGCCGTCGGTGCAGATCGCGAAGCGGGCTTCCTTCTCCGGGTCGGGGCTGACGAGCTCGACGCCGTAGAACTCGTGCATGCATTCGGTATCGGTGCGGCCGCGGCCCGGCACCAGCGAGGCCACGGGGATGAGACGGTGCACGCTCTTGTCGTCATCGTCGCCGGTGAAGGACGAGGCAAGGAAGCTGACGCGCTGCCCGCCCGCGCGCATCGAAATGCCGCCGCCGAAGGCGGCAAAGCCGCTGCCGCCGTCCAGCCCCGTCACCAGCGGCGACGGCACACCGCCGACCGGCACCCGCACGATCGTGTCGTTGCCGGTGACGGCGAAGGCGCCGTCGGGCAGTAGCGCGACGTCGATGGAGCCGTGCGCGTAGGTCGGGCCGGAGATCGTCTGCAGGAAGGTTCCGTTCTCGTCGAACTCGTGCAGCGAGTTGTTGAACGCTCCCTCGTGCGACTCGGCAACGACCGCATGATCGCCGTACTGCAGGACGCCGCCGGTGTAGTCGAAGCTGCCCGCGAACGTGCTCATCGCCGGCGGCATCGTCGACATGTCGAGCTCGATCACGCTTCCGCTGCCGCCGCCGGCGGCATTGGTGACCAGCAAGTTTCCGTGAAACGGCGCGATCGACGATGCGAAGGGAATCGAGCCCGCGGGCAGCAGCTCGTTCGCTTCATCGACGGTGTCGGCGACCGCCTGGCCGTCAATGACGAAGACCGTGTCGCCGGTGGTGGCACCGGCGTAATCGCCGCCGTTGTCGGTGACGAAGAGCAGATCGGCATCGCGATCGTA
The genomic region above belongs to Candidatus Limnocylindrales bacterium and contains:
- a CDS encoding metal ABC transporter ATP-binding protein; the encoded protein is MDAVAFDHVNVELDGRVVLEDISFRVREGAFLGVIGPNGAGKTTLLRALLGLVPVRSGSIQVLGHTPARLGEDAHSIGYVPQRAAVPRNFPATVADIVMMGRLCCIGRLRLPARADWQEVRESLIHVGIDHLADRSIGRLSGGEMRRALLAQALCAGTRLLVLDEPTVGLDLPSELEFYGLLLRLQRDLGLTVVCVSHDLLALAGQASELICINRVMHVHGNPEDVVHSHALREAYSCEFDFLRGEIAHHGGHHVGAGVDDDGAQHGQRRSGS
- a CDS encoding DUF1566 domain-containing protein, coding for MSRAKTTSLFIAVFLCSVTVALAKLPSWDTVKPPQARFKVLPAFAGEAVVDRETGLVWELTWNGSATFRAALRQCALSTVGGRAGWRLPAVEELTSLVDPTQTAPALPPGHPFASVSISNDYWTANEEELDTSMAVTVSFNVFGVDSASKTSSRPFVCVRGGRGSTVGTRGGI
- a CDS encoding VOC family protein, translated to MSLRSIDHVSFAVRDLQRSLHFYCEVLGLEQTARPDLGFPGAWLKVGDGQVHLIEVPADFDAGTAPPQLNPLASHAAFAIDDHAAMLATLQRNGIEVLDFETSGQMWAKDPDGHIIELISARR
- a CDS encoding SDR family NAD(P)-dependent oxidoreductase, with the protein product MDLGLVGKVAFITGGASGLGKCTAEMMAAEGVSVMLADVNEGMLESTRAALAGTGAQVEAVRLDVRDLGACRKAIDGTIARFGKLDILVNSAGIGGSASFFVQTDPEEWQDLIGINLLGVMNCCRAASDHMIERRYGKIVSIASEAGRANEKRMVVYGATKGGVISLTRGLALELGRYSINVNAVCPGVTKTPMTAYIDEEMEKQASRFYPLGRLGVPEDIAPMITFLASDRASWITGQAISVSGGFGRA
- a CDS encoding tetratricopeptide repeat protein codes for the protein MPPRAALWAGILALIVAVSYANSLETPFVLDDPLHITKNPRIQRPLDIGSLFRDTRATVTASLRFNYSSSGLDVTSYHLLNVVAHLFTGYLVFLFSYVTLRLPSMGGRFERSADGIAAAVAAIFLLHPIQTESVTYVIQRSEIFASGALVAALLAFIDATDLRRRGALAGLAAACLFGAYSKPMFVVVPAVLAAYDFCFLSRNIRGMAERGIGYAIAIVSSILVLVLSTRSGSFSGTTAGFDVEGITPMQYLATQFGVVVYYLRVALWPDRLCFDCGYQGPWPVLASPLGDSVILPLAILLGLLVLGAALWRSYPPVLFAVLGSAFVLAPSSSIVPLADFYVEHRMYLAIGLMALALVPLAHQATATLGQRLGLQAESMKKGRLALAGAVCVVLGLLTLQRNTVYADKLVLMQDTLAKAPNSERVQYNIANEYGRRGQREKAIEHYKEAIRIAPGIVRSYMNLGSLYLKNNQVEEALQTFLGGVKAKPHNAMAHRNAGSAYLRLGKLQEGLASIERAIALDPGNANGHKLRGQALQALRRTDEAREAFRRASELNPGDADLKARLEQLGG
- a CDS encoding metal ABC transporter permease; translated protein: MLEFAFAQRALAAVVIVGLLCGLLGFFVVLRRLAFIGVGISHSAVGGVAVGLLLGIDPRLSAALFAVAVALGMFWIGRSRRVSEDAIIGVFLSASMALGLVLLSLRHGFQQDLFGYLFGSVLAISPGELAGIAVLAGVVALIVFAAFRELLFIAFDEEVARVYGRPVDLLDALLLVVLAVTIVAGVRVVGVLLIEALLVVPAATAALWTLDFRRQIAMSMALGALSGIAGLVLSYQLDVAAGGAIVLVAVSCFFLSLFVRRAA
- a CDS encoding peroxiredoxin, coding for MAGAVHASPMLEQGQTMPAFELVDHEGKTVRSADLAGKRYLLWFYPKAMTPGCTIEAQGLRDNYAELEKAGVVILGVSFDDPAENKRFAEAESLPFRLLSDTDRKLAVAVGAADAADARTARRISYLVGSDGKILKAYADVEPGTHAAQVLADCGGGTT
- a CDS encoding metal ABC transporter substrate-binding protein: MAAAGNALRAWHAAMICACLSAAPALAVTEKIDVVTSIPPLAMLAREVGGEHVDITALLGGASTPHSYSPRPSDAVAVSRADLVVFVGGGLDDWTRDLLDASGKALVVELLPANGSDHGHDHAHGHAADPHVWLDPAWTRDDLVPALVRSLSQLKPQAAARFEAQGRIVRERLTNLEEDIRQMFQKATMRKFVAFHPAWGRFAARFDLQPIGAIEESGGEEPTLRSLVATMRAARSAGVRAILVEPQMNPRVAVTLADELGAGVVTVDPYGDLDSFDRDTYQDLMMLNAAAFAQALAVSSE
- a CDS encoding carboxypeptidase-like regulatory domain-containing protein encodes the protein MRRIATAAMIAAALAGLLPAGAAADVAQSASRQRAGARAAPCLARLSDEHPSPARAAAALTKPRAGDAWLDRVRAFSPGITAGFGADRLPDIVLGRPEGLGADQGSLDVVSLGKGGSIVVSFDDNAVMDGPGDDLVIFENAFHAGSSEGPLFTEYAFVEVSRDGRNWLRFPHDPQSGQGLAGQAPVFAASSNNIDPLSQAAGGDRFDIGALGIDLVRYVRLTDAGDEVDDYGNHSFPGTKGGFDLDAAAALHSVPLGRIAGVVTMNGQPLPGQVVRLRCDDETHWRRRRTRSDGRYRFARLLPGCDYTIRALVPGQPTQEQQTYLDLEQLQADADFAF